In Pseudomonas hamedanensis, a single window of DNA contains:
- a CDS encoding HlyD family type I secretion periplasmic adaptor subunit, with translation MKSTMTDVPDPMSYLDGRDERAIAGGAKVIWGCALMLACFIAWAAWFEIVEVSTGTGKVVPSSREQVIQSMEGGILEQLNVSEGALVERGQILAQLDPVKNQSNVGESAAKYRAALASVNRLQAEVSEKPLAFDPSLQAFPELIRAETELYQTRRKGLAETLDGIQSSLKLVRSELAITENLAKIGASSRVEVLRLTRQRSELELKATEARSDYMVRAREDLAKANAEAQMLEAVIRGRTDSLSRLTLRSPVRGIVKDIEVSTIGGVIAPNGQVMQIVPLDEQLLIETRISPRDIAFIHPGQAAKVKITAYDYSIYGSLDGEVVTISPDTLQDEAKPEIFYYRVFIRTASDELRNKAGKRFAIVPGMIATVDIRTGEKTVLDYLIKPLNRAREALRER, from the coding sequence ATGAAATCGACCATGACCGACGTACCGGACCCGATGTCCTACCTTGACGGCCGCGATGAGCGTGCGATTGCCGGTGGCGCAAAGGTGATTTGGGGGTGTGCGCTGATGCTCGCCTGTTTCATTGCCTGGGCGGCGTGGTTTGAGATCGTCGAGGTCTCGACCGGCACCGGCAAAGTGGTGCCGAGCTCGCGCGAACAGGTGATTCAGTCGATGGAGGGCGGCATCCTTGAGCAGCTCAACGTCAGCGAAGGCGCTTTGGTCGAGCGCGGCCAGATCCTCGCCCAGCTCGACCCGGTGAAGAACCAGTCCAACGTCGGCGAAAGCGCGGCCAAGTACCGCGCGGCACTGGCGAGCGTCAATCGCTTGCAAGCCGAGGTCAGTGAAAAGCCGCTGGCGTTCGATCCATCGTTGCAAGCGTTCCCCGAGCTGATCCGCGCCGAAACCGAGCTCTACCAGACCCGTCGCAAAGGCCTGGCGGAAACCCTCGACGGTATTCAAAGCTCATTGAAATTGGTGCGCAGCGAACTGGCAATCACCGAGAATCTGGCGAAGATCGGCGCCTCAAGTCGGGTCGAAGTGTTGCGCCTGACCCGCCAGCGTTCTGAGCTGGAACTGAAGGCCACCGAAGCGCGTTCCGATTACATGGTCCGCGCCCGTGAAGATCTGGCCAAAGCCAACGCCGAAGCGCAGATGCTCGAAGCGGTGATCCGTGGTCGCACCGATTCGCTGTCGCGCCTGACCCTGCGCTCGCCGGTGCGTGGCATCGTCAAGGACATCGAGGTCAGCACGATTGGCGGCGTGATCGCGCCCAATGGTCAAGTCATGCAGATCGTGCCGCTCGATGAACAACTGCTGATCGAGACGCGCATCTCGCCACGTGACATCGCCTTTATTCACCCCGGACAGGCGGCGAAAGTCAAAATCACCGCCTATGACTATTCGATCTACGGCAGCCTCGACGGCGAAGTAGTGACGATCTCGCCGGACACCCTCCAGGACGAAGCCAAACCGGAAATCTTCTACTACCGCGTGTTCATCCGCACCGCGTCGGACGAACTGCGCAACAAGGCCGGCAAACGCTTCGCCATCGTGCCCGGGATGATCGCCACGGTTGACATTCGCACCGGCGAAAAAACCGTACTCGACTACCTGATCAAACCGCTCAACCGCGCGCGCGAAGCGTTGCGCGAACGCTGA
- a CDS encoding TolC family outer membrane protein has protein sequence MESVFRKQWPVVVLTIGLYPAFTVGVRADDNLDSSLRSISPSQLQQPAGNDSRQRPAPASRASADEQALGLEQAVRLAVDWHPRIGEAIGTLFQQGEGVNVAESGYYPQVTGGIKGGYTSGYGSDAGSQSVNISLKQMLYDFGKVSSSVDAARARVARSQAGILLAIDDIARDTAKAYIEVQRYQRLLDVAREQIQGIGGIVDLARQRNDMGASTRSDVVQAQSRAEGATATLQEFKAQYARWQATLTSLLGRRTPPAVSDAAASTLSQACDASQISDALPAVLQAAAQRTQAQAELAQAKAEAYPTLSLQPSVNQYLDDNYDDQNSRADRTQVGIFLNLEVPIYQGGAISARSRAAGHALTAADSAEDFARLQARQGLAEAQAQTSGLNRRLRSLEFRQTSITEARMLYGRQYLELGTRPLLDLLNAEQEIHQSRFDLVNTQADLQRLQIDCFYNSGAIRRVFGIDHSAIQNVEILP, from the coding sequence GTGGAGTCAGTTTTTCGCAAGCAATGGCCGGTGGTCGTGTTGACCATCGGCCTCTACCCCGCTTTCACCGTCGGCGTTCGCGCCGACGACAACCTCGACAGCAGCTTGCGCAGCATCAGCCCGTCGCAACTGCAACAACCAGCAGGCAACGACAGTCGTCAGCGCCCTGCCCCTGCTTCCAGGGCGTCCGCCGATGAGCAGGCGCTGGGACTGGAACAAGCGGTCAGGCTGGCCGTGGACTGGCACCCGCGTATCGGCGAGGCCATCGGCACCCTGTTCCAGCAAGGCGAAGGCGTGAATGTCGCCGAATCCGGTTATTACCCACAGGTCACCGGCGGCATCAAAGGTGGTTACACCAGCGGTTACGGCAGCGATGCCGGCAGCCAGTCGGTGAATATTTCCCTCAAGCAGATGCTGTATGACTTCGGCAAGGTGTCCAGCTCGGTCGACGCTGCCCGCGCCCGGGTGGCGCGCAGTCAGGCCGGGATTCTGCTGGCGATCGACGACATTGCCCGCGACACCGCCAAGGCCTACATCGAAGTGCAGCGTTATCAGCGTCTGCTCGACGTTGCCCGCGAGCAGATTCAGGGCATCGGCGGCATTGTCGACCTCGCCAGACAGCGTAACGACATGGGCGCCAGCACCCGTTCCGATGTGGTCCAGGCGCAGTCCCGGGCCGAAGGCGCGACGGCCACGTTGCAGGAGTTCAAAGCGCAATATGCGCGCTGGCAAGCAACCCTGACCAGCCTGCTCGGACGGCGCACGCCGCCGGCAGTGAGCGACGCCGCCGCGTCGACGCTGAGTCAGGCCTGCGATGCTTCGCAAATTTCCGATGCCCTGCCCGCCGTCCTGCAAGCCGCCGCACAACGCACCCAGGCCCAGGCCGAACTGGCGCAGGCAAAAGCCGAAGCCTACCCGACCCTGTCGTTGCAACCCTCGGTCAACCAATACCTGGATGACAATTACGACGACCAGAACTCGCGAGCCGATCGCACTCAGGTCGGGATCTTTCTCAACCTCGAAGTGCCGATTTATCAGGGCGGCGCCATCAGTGCCCGCAGCCGCGCCGCCGGCCATGCGCTGACCGCCGCGGATTCGGCGGAAGATTTCGCCCGACTGCAAGCGCGTCAGGGTCTGGCGGAAGCCCAGGCGCAGACGTCGGGCCTGAACCGCCGGCTGCGCTCGCTGGAATTTCGTCAGACCAGCATCACCGAGGCGCGCATGTTGTATGGCCGCCAATACCTGGAACTGGGCACGCGCCCGCTGCTGGATTTGCTTAACGCCGAGCAGGAAATCCACCAGTCGCGCTTCGATCTGGTCAACACCCAGGCCGATCTGCAACGCCTGCAGATCGACTGCTTCTATAACAGCGGTGCGATTCGCCGGGTCTTCGGCATCGACCACAGCGCCATCCAGAATGTCGAGATACTGCCATGA
- a CDS encoding type I secretion system permease/ATPase: MTDASITVPEPAAAEAREDYSPWLEAVLKVARHYRLDVSPESVRLASVHSEGRVEEVVRHMARQAGLSVKFAVFDNKSLSRWRTPLVVQLRDGQVGVLESIGETGELGICFSGDQGLQSRMDTAALAEQALRTVILRPTQPVADVRTNDYIKPYDEHWFRRIVLSDLRPYSQVMIASLVANLLGMAGVLFSMQVYDRVIPAESLPTLYVLFGGVMLALLFDFVMRILRLRITDVLGKRADLRVSDLVFGHALRLRNSARPKSTGSFISQLRELEQIRDLITSSTATALADMPFFLLFLLVFYLIGGPLVLIPLVALVFMLLPGIVAQPRLARLANASMREAALRNAMLVESIQGLDDIKALQAEQRFQQQWNQYNAASADSSLRLRTLTNSLVAWTQNVQGGVFAVVIVFGAPMVIAGDLTTGSLVAASILSSRMMGPMAQLTHVLTRWQQAKVALEGLNRIMQMPVDHPEGSQRVHLPAIRGDYRLRQASFRYSEESTPALNAIDLSIRPGERIALLGRNGAGKSTLLQALGGAMDLSSGETTLDGIALAHLDPADLRRDVGLLSQQARLFHGTLRDNITLGAGQASDQEIIAALSVTGALDFVRQLPKGMDHLVLEGGLGLSGGQRQSLLLSRLLIRQPQVLLLDEPTAALDDVTERLLLEKLATWTQGRTLVVATHRVSVLQLVERIIVLDNGRIVIDDHRDAALARLRAPGKGVAV, from the coding sequence ATGACCGATGCCAGCATCACTGTTCCTGAACCCGCCGCTGCCGAGGCACGAGAAGATTATTCGCCGTGGCTGGAAGCGGTGCTCAAAGTTGCTCGGCACTATCGGCTCGACGTCTCGCCGGAAAGCGTGCGTCTGGCTTCGGTGCACAGCGAAGGCCGCGTCGAAGAAGTGGTCCGACATATGGCGCGTCAGGCCGGTTTGAGCGTGAAATTCGCGGTATTCGACAACAAGAGCCTGAGCCGCTGGCGCACGCCGCTGGTGGTGCAACTGCGCGACGGTCAGGTCGGTGTGCTCGAAAGCATCGGCGAAACCGGCGAGCTGGGGATTTGCTTCAGTGGCGATCAGGGCTTGCAGAGCCGCATGGACACGGCAGCGCTCGCTGAGCAGGCATTGCGCACGGTGATTTTGCGACCGACGCAACCGGTGGCCGACGTGCGCACCAATGACTACATCAAACCCTACGACGAACACTGGTTCCGCCGCATCGTCCTCAGCGACCTGCGGCCCTACAGCCAAGTGATGATCGCCTCGCTGGTGGCGAACCTGCTGGGCATGGCCGGGGTACTGTTTTCAATGCAGGTGTACGACCGGGTGATTCCGGCCGAATCGCTGCCAACTTTGTACGTGTTATTCGGCGGGGTGATGCTCGCCCTGCTGTTCGATTTCGTCATGCGCATTCTGCGTCTGCGCATCACCGATGTGCTGGGCAAGCGCGCCGACCTGCGCGTCTCCGATCTGGTGTTCGGCCACGCCTTGCGCCTGCGCAACTCCGCCCGGCCAAAATCCACCGGCTCGTTCATTTCGCAACTGCGCGAACTGGAGCAGATCCGCGACCTGATCACCTCCAGCACCGCAACGGCGCTGGCCGACATGCCGTTCTTTCTGTTGTTCCTGCTGGTGTTTTATTTGATCGGCGGGCCGCTGGTGCTGATTCCGCTGGTGGCACTGGTGTTCATGTTGTTGCCGGGCATCGTCGCGCAACCGCGGCTGGCCCGACTGGCCAATGCCTCGATGCGCGAAGCGGCGCTGCGCAACGCCATGCTTGTGGAAAGCATCCAGGGCCTCGACGACATCAAGGCGCTGCAAGCCGAGCAGCGTTTCCAGCAACAGTGGAACCAATACAACGCGGCCTCGGCGGACAGCAGCCTGCGTTTGCGCACCTTGACCAACAGCCTGGTGGCCTGGACGCAGAACGTGCAAGGCGGGGTGTTTGCGGTGGTGATCGTGTTCGGCGCGCCGATGGTGATTGCCGGCGATCTGACCACCGGCAGCCTGGTCGCGGCGTCGATTCTGTCGTCGCGGATGATGGGGCCGATGGCGCAACTGACCCACGTCCTCACCCGCTGGCAGCAAGCCAAGGTCGCGCTGGAGGGCTTGAACCGGATCATGCAAATGCCGGTGGATCATCCCGAAGGCAGTCAGCGCGTACACCTGCCGGCGATTCGCGGTGACTACCGCTTGCGTCAGGCCAGTTTTCGCTACAGCGAGGAATCGACGCCAGCGCTGAACGCCATCGACCTGAGCATTCGGCCCGGCGAGCGCATCGCCCTGCTCGGCCGCAACGGCGCCGGCAAGTCGACGTTACTGCAGGCGCTGGGCGGCGCAATGGATTTGAGCAGCGGTGAAACCACGCTGGATGGCATCGCCCTCGCGCATCTCGATCCGGCCGACCTGCGCCGCGATGTCGGCCTGCTGTCGCAACAGGCGCGACTGTTTCACGGCACCCTGCGCGACAACATCACCCTTGGCGCCGGTCAGGCCAGCGATCAGGAGATCATCGCCGCGCTGAGCGTAACCGGCGCCCTCGACTTCGTTCGCCAGTTGCCCAAAGGCATGGACCATCTGGTGCTTGAGGGTGGCCTGGGCCTGTCTGGCGGTCAGCGTCAGAGCCTGTTGCTGTCGCGGTTGTTGATCCGTCAGCCACAAGTGTTGTTGCTGGACGAACCGACGGCCGCGCTCGACGACGTGACCGAGCGTCTGCTGCTGGAAAAACTCGCGACCTGGACCCAGGGCCGGACACTGGTGGTCGCCACGCACCGGGTCAGTGTGCTGCAACTGGTCGAGCGGATCATCGTCCTCGACAACGGGCGCATCGTCATTGACGACCATCGCGACGCAGCACTCGCGCGGTTGCGTGCACCGGGCAAGGGAGTAGCGGTATGA